One genomic window of Tenacibaculum tangerinum includes the following:
- a CDS encoding family 16 glycosylhydrolase encodes MNTYFYIKRTALLFLLGFVWNTTLTQAQCPTIIWQDEFNSTQLDASKWNVQLGDGCAEGICGWGNGELQSYNEANITVSDGTLKITSKVERTRGSRYTSGRINTKGKASFAYGRIEASIKLPVGDGLWPAFWMLPTDEVYGSWPQSGEVDIMEFTASRQKEVYGYIHYGDLYPNNQSQGSIFDLKQGVFPDQFHEFAIEWEPGEIRWYVDGILYSTKKPEDLAPYQWPFDQDFYLLLNVAVGGNLGGNVNDSMLPATMEVDYVRVYDGVKTHITGNDVVSNQASQITYTLNNLSPGTSVNWTVPTGATVVSGQGSASVVIDFGSESGVVSASFNNGCEPTSLGIFVEVEPPYVKDFSFENFDTPAAVSFTSATGNLLETNNPSQNGINTSSLSGKYTRNSTEQYDLITYDITNVITGTPYLNKEKKFYVDVYTQAPVGTEIIIQLETNDAIATNYPVGRHSRYVAQITQQNAWQRLEFSLLDTPDPGADGSALTKMIILLNPNSFTSDVYYYDNLDSYNADTGTTVNQAPTVSMTSPNDGASFSSGSTIDLTANANDIDGSIAEVSFFDNDVLIGSDTTAPYSISWNISQGTHTITAKATDNENLTTTSTPITITGTTTGTATTFYVASIVTGEASAQKGQKIGTATVNLKDDLGGVVSNATVSGQFSGTFNEQVQATTDGNGNAYFQTSQTAKGTLTVQFCVSDAQYTGLTFSPLNDGTICSLSARTGSNTDDLEEVLLNQATESVPYPNPMATSFTYQLPENNRAIFSFEIVSLSGKIITSWKNVTSTKEYNVSYLKKGIYILNVYTDSGLFKQYKMVKK; translated from the coding sequence ATGAACACTTATTTTTATATAAAAAGAACAGCCCTGCTCTTTCTTTTAGGATTTGTATGGAATACGACTTTGACCCAAGCACAATGTCCTACAATTATTTGGCAAGACGAATTTAACAGTACCCAACTAGATGCCTCAAAATGGAATGTGCAACTCGGAGATGGTTGTGCCGAAGGTATTTGTGGTTGGGGAAACGGAGAACTACAATCGTATAATGAAGCGAATATCACTGTAAGTGATGGAACCTTAAAAATTACATCGAAAGTAGAGCGTACACGAGGATCAAGATATACCTCAGGAAGAATTAACACCAAAGGAAAAGCTTCTTTTGCGTACGGTCGTATAGAAGCCTCTATAAAACTCCCTGTGGGTGATGGTTTATGGCCTGCATTTTGGATGCTTCCTACTGATGAGGTTTACGGCTCTTGGCCACAAAGTGGTGAAGTTGATATCATGGAATTTACTGCTTCTCGTCAAAAGGAAGTATATGGATACATTCATTATGGAGATTTGTATCCTAACAATCAATCGCAAGGAAGCATTTTCGACTTAAAACAAGGAGTTTTTCCAGATCAATTTCATGAGTTTGCCATCGAATGGGAACCTGGTGAAATTAGATGGTATGTAGATGGAATTTTATATTCGACAAAAAAACCAGAAGACCTGGCACCTTACCAATGGCCTTTTGATCAAGATTTTTACTTGCTACTCAATGTTGCCGTTGGTGGTAACCTTGGAGGAAATGTAAACGATAGTATGCTCCCTGCTACTATGGAAGTAGACTATGTACGCGTGTACGATGGTGTAAAAACGCACATAACAGGTAACGATGTGGTATCAAACCAAGCATCACAAATTACCTATACCCTTAACAATTTAAGTCCTGGAACTTCTGTAAACTGGACTGTTCCTACGGGTGCTACCGTAGTAAGTGGACAAGGGAGTGCTTCGGTTGTTATCGACTTCGGTTCAGAAAGTGGTGTTGTATCGGCTTCTTTTAATAACGGATGTGAACCTACATCGTTAGGCATTTTTGTAGAAGTAGAACCACCGTATGTAAAAGATTTTTCTTTTGAAAACTTTGATACTCCGGCCGCAGTAAGTTTCACCTCAGCTACAGGAAACTTACTAGAAACGAACAACCCCTCCCAAAACGGAATTAATACCAGTAGTTTGAGTGGAAAGTATACACGAAATAGTACAGAACAGTACGATTTAATAACGTATGACATTACAAACGTAATCACAGGAACTCCGTACCTAAACAAAGAAAAGAAGTTTTATGTAGATGTATATACCCAAGCCCCAGTAGGTACAGAAATCATCATACAACTAGAAACCAATGATGCCATTGCTACCAATTATCCAGTAGGTAGGCATAGTCGCTATGTGGCTCAAATTACGCAACAAAACGCATGGCAACGTCTTGAGTTTTCTTTATTAGACACGCCCGACCCTGGTGCAGATGGTTCAGCATTGACTAAAATGATTATCCTGTTGAATCCTAATAGTTTTACCTCAGACGTATACTATTATGACAATTTAGACAGTTACAATGCCGACACAGGAACCACTGTCAACCAAGCCCCTACCGTAAGCATGACGAGTCCTAATGACGGAGCTTCTTTTTCAAGTGGAAGTACTATTGATTTAACTGCTAACGCAAACGATATCGATGGAAGCATTGCTGAAGTTTCTTTCTTCGACAACGATGTGCTGATTGGTTCAGATACCACGGCTCCCTACAGCATTAGCTGGAATATTTCGCAAGGAACACATACCATTACCGCCAAAGCAACCGATAATGAAAACCTTACGACCACCTCAACACCCATAACCATTACGGGGACTACAACAGGAACAGCAACTACTTTTTATGTGGCTTCTATTGTTACTGGTGAAGCAAGTGCGCAAAAAGGTCAAAAAATAGGAACAGCTACAGTGAACCTGAAAGATGATCTGGGTGGAGTAGTATCGAATGCAACGGTTTCAGGACAGTTTTCGGGAACTTTCAACGAACAAGTACAAGCGACTACCGATGGAAACGGAAATGCTTATTTCCAAACCAGTCAAACAGCCAAAGGAACTTTAACGGTGCAATTTTGTGTATCTGATGCTCAATACACTGGTTTAACGTTTAGTCCGTTAAACGATGGAACTATCTGCTCTTTATCTGCCAGAACAGGAAGTAACACAGATGACCTTGAAGAAGTGCTGTTAAATCAAGCTACTGAAAGCGTCCCTTATCCTAACCCTATGGCAACTTCTTTTACCTATCAATTACCCGAGAATAACCGTGCTATTTTTTCTTTTGAAATCGTAAGCTTGAGTGGTAAAATCATAACTTCTTGGAAGAATGTAACAAGCACTAAAGAATATAATGTTTCGTATTTGAAAAAAGGAATTTATATACTTAATGTATATACAGACAGTGGTCTTTTCAAACAATATAAAATGGTGAAAAAATAA
- a CDS encoding energy transducer TonB: MKNYKLTIPKPCHENWDAMTPNEKGKFCSSCSKTVVDFTKKSTKEIQEYLIANKEQRVCGHFYRKQLDSIVIQLPETMFHQSLTFQKLFIISLLFAMGTTLFSCKTDSGKIQKIEKVEIIDSIAKTEIGIDILKKNHDTLIQKNNCKVPPLLATTEITVIENTGKVLKNPVEPFDIEEVNKLPKKKEIEEAILLQPKDSVPEVVIVGVIVEGEAAMEPIEPYSFFQVDSKPKFKKTTSEFEEELNKFIRERFSNDLFKDLGIKKGNTRMYTQFTIDSLGNVSDVKVRAAHPKLKECIKEIIHELPQFIPAKKEGKNVSVKCTLPIIFEVD; the protein is encoded by the coding sequence ATGAAAAACTATAAACTTACCATTCCAAAACCTTGTCATGAAAATTGGGATGCAATGACGCCTAATGAGAAAGGAAAATTTTGTAGCTCCTGTTCAAAAACAGTAGTCGATTTTACTAAAAAATCAACCAAAGAAATTCAAGAATATTTAATAGCAAATAAAGAACAAAGAGTTTGCGGTCATTTTTACAGAAAGCAGCTTGATAGCATTGTAATTCAGTTACCAGAAACAATGTTTCATCAATCCTTAACTTTTCAAAAACTGTTTATAATATCCTTATTGTTTGCTATGGGAACAACCTTGTTTAGTTGCAAGACAGATTCAGGAAAAATTCAAAAGATAGAAAAGGTTGAAATAATTGACTCTATTGCAAAAACTGAAATAGGAATTGATATTTTAAAAAAGAATCACGATACTCTTATTCAGAAAAACAACTGTAAAGTTCCACCACTTTTAGCAACAACTGAGATAACTGTTATTGAAAATACTGGTAAAGTTTTAAAAAACCCCGTAGAACCTTTTGATATTGAAGAAGTAAATAAACTTCCTAAAAAGAAAGAAATAGAAGAAGCTATCCTATTACAACCAAAAGACAGTGTTCCTGAAGTTGTTATTGTTGGAGTCATTGTTGAAGGAGAAGCCGCCATGGAACCCATTGAACCGTATTCCTTTTTTCAAGTTGACAGTAAACCTAAATTCAAAAAAACTACTTCTGAATTTGAAGAAGAACTCAACAAATTTATTCGAGAGAGGTTTAGTAATGATTTGTTTAAAGATTTAGGAATAAAAAAAGGAAATACAAGAATGTATACACAATTTACAATCGACTCATTAGGGAATGTTTCTGATGTAAAAGTGAGGGCGGCACACCCTAAACTGAAAGAATGTATCAAAGAAATTATACATGAACTCCCTCAATTTATCCCTGCCAAAAAAGAAGGTAAAAATGTGAGTGTCAAATGCACATTACCAATTATTT
- a CDS encoding DMT family transporter produces MQNNHNKNLAGLVLATFFISTSGVLGRYIAMPSEVIIWFRSVFAMVFLYAFCRFKKIDLTIQSRRHLFPFLISGIFMGVHWITYFYALKLSNVAIGMLSLYTFPVMIAFLEPLFLKIKFNPIHLVLGLLVLLGLYILAPDFDVTSTQVQGILFGLFSALCYSIRILILKQYVQQYNGVMLMFYQTVIITVVLVPVLFFMDVSGFQEQLPYLLLLGLLTTAIGHSLMVHSLQFFSASTASIISSIQPVFGIILAYIFLKEVPTWNTFVGGSLILATVVIESIRSRRY; encoded by the coding sequence ATGCAAAACAACCATAATAAAAACCTCGCAGGTTTGGTATTGGCTACTTTTTTTATCAGTACCTCGGGAGTATTGGGTAGGTATATTGCTATGCCTTCGGAAGTTATTATATGGTTTCGATCGGTATTTGCGATGGTATTTTTATATGCATTCTGTCGATTTAAAAAAATTGACCTGACCATACAATCGAGAAGGCATTTGTTCCCATTTTTGATAAGTGGAATTTTTATGGGGGTGCATTGGATTACGTATTTCTATGCTTTAAAACTATCAAATGTGGCTATTGGCATGCTTTCTTTGTACACTTTTCCAGTAATGATTGCTTTTTTAGAACCTTTGTTTTTAAAAATAAAATTCAACCCAATTCACCTTGTTTTAGGTTTATTGGTTTTGCTAGGACTCTATATTTTAGCTCCTGACTTCGACGTTACAAGTACGCAGGTTCAGGGTATATTGTTTGGCTTGTTTTCGGCACTGTGTTATTCTATCAGGATTTTAATTTTAAAACAATATGTACAACAGTATAACGGAGTGATGCTCATGTTTTATCAAACAGTAATCATTACAGTGGTATTAGTTCCGGTTTTATTTTTTATGGATGTTTCAGGGTTTCAAGAGCAACTCCCATACCTATTACTTTTAGGGTTGTTAACTACCGCTATAGGGCATAGTTTAATGGTACACTCATTACAGTTTTTTTCAGCATCGACCGCAAGTATTATTAGTAGTATTCAACCAGTTTTCGGAATTATTTTAGCATATATTTTCTTAAAAGAAGTACCGACGTGGAATACTTTTGTTGGTGGAAGCTTGATTTTAGCAACGGTTGTTATTGAAAGTATTCGAAGTAGAAGATATTAA